The window AAGACTCGCACGAGAAGTGTGCCCTAAAAAATGGAAGCGAAATGAAAGAAAGAAGGCTCGTCTTCTTGGAGAAAAATATACAACTAAAACTGGCAAAATAGTCGACAAAAAGTTTGTCAAAGAGGACTGCACGTACGTACAATGAACTCTTAATATTTGCTTAAGTAATCagggaatatttttatttaaatcacagAAAatgtaagaaagaaagaaagaaagaaagaaagaaagaaaatgtgctatattacgtaagaataatcttgtgtacaagcatcctacaagctaaaaaaacaaaacacaaatacaatttcaaaaattgacaaaacaatgaacaaaattaaacacaagaagacaaaacttttcgaacatacttaaattaaagataactaaataaaacaatcaattaccaaataaaggtaaacttgttgacaaaactagagaagaaaaaaggaaaaaaagaaaactttccaacatgtccaaggttaaaacctatcattaaaaaagtcatccaggttataatatgccttagccaataaaagcgactttaattctcttttaaatttcttaacatccgatatatgtctaacacatagaggaacatgattgtaaatttttttacttatgtaaattaatgagtttttggtaagggaagacgtaggtaGGGGaagagtcaaatggccagtgtcagagggtagtttgggaattttgtgaataagagcagctgtttctaagataaagagtgaaaaaagagttaggattttttcagaaatgaagaggggctTGCAAGattctcttaacttagcagaacacaggtatctaactgcttttttttgaataacaaagataatgttaagtagccccttattggttaaaccccaaaaaggcaagccataccgaatatgagattcaataagtgaaaagtacactgaacgtgcaaccaccccttccagctcttgttttgccattcttactgcgaaacatccagaagataatttcccagctaaatgtaaaatatgatcttcaaaccgaaggcgaccatcaatggtaattcctaggaacttgcagcactctttattctccaagagggaattttcgtcaaacatcagaccctgaatatcgcacttaaaccccataatagacgtctttcttacattaaacacgagcctgttggaagcacaccaccctgataaaatctgaaggtcttcaaggatacaagtcttaatatagtcagaatttttatggctccatagtatggtggtatcatcagcaaactgaaccaccttgccctgcagttttaatgaactcaagtcatccacatacagtaaaaataatagtggtcccaacactgaaccctggggaaggccgcattttagggatctagaagcagacaaacgcccagacactgaaaccttctgagtacgatttgatagataggactcaagccatcgcaatgctacgcctctaaaaccatatttatcgagcttagataacagtattccatgatccacacagtcaaatgctttggatagatcacaaaaccctgccgccgatgactctccagaattcaaggacacatagacgctctccaaaaagctaaaaacagcatcatgagtccctttaccggcttgaaatccaaactgatttgcagacaaaatgccattatgatgtaaaaaggacaaaattctgctttttgcaagtttttcaactatcttagagagggtagacaaaatagaaatgggacggaaattacaaggctgatccaaatctccacccttatgaagagggataaccactgcctcttttaaacatgaaggaaaaatgccattatgtaaagaattgtttatggcagaaactaaagcatttaaggctgagtcaggcaaaaaaaaataacaacctcgaagatatcccatcagctccagatgatttatggttttttaggcgtttgatttcattttttacttcggtaagttcgacagcatgaaagaaaaatgaatgctcaaccgacacttgttgaagatagtgtaagggatcaatgttactacgaatgcccttgagcaagatattaggtatatcacaataatagtcgtttaaaatgtcaggtcttaactccggttccgatacttttctatggcaatgtctaaaatcattaataatcgaccaacactctctttgcctatttgatgacatatttaagcgatccctataataattagattttgctgctttaattgtctttctgtacagaatacggtatttctgatgatatacaaggatattttcatttgtggtatatttgcacaatttagtcaaaaaacggaggtttttagtaGAAATTCTAAgacctcttgtaacccatggttttcgtttcttagttttaagcctcattttaggaaagcactgattgatcttatcacacagaacttgaaaaataaagtaagtgggtcagaagtcatttcaagtgcattccaatttaccgaagctgtagcagcagaaaaagcattgaaatttcttttgctgaaaattcttcccatataatgagatgaagatgatacagtattatatggcatttagcaagaatagcttcatggtcggaaataccagatgggagtactgtgcataaaacgtcatcaaaatttgtacagaaatagtcaattgtagttgcagatgaagaagttattcgtgtgggagaaagaacgtgcattttcaagtcgtaagaatttaaaatacttaaaagagaggTACGTggcactctcacgagatgtgtgttgatattaaagtcaccagccaatataaccttagagtgtagggacaactgggataaaatagaatcaagtttgtccagaaacatagcaatatctcctgtaggtggcctataaacacaaagaatatataaattaaaacgcttacaaaaagaaagagagaattcaaaaacattctccaacagaagattatcatacttatcaatattacaaaaaatcgtttcaattgtttgcctagccaagatcatggttcctccatgtatagattgttgacgacaaaaatttgatataagaagataatcagatattaaaaaacattcactaggcctcaaccagtgctcagtcagaagtacaatatcattCATGtacattcaagtttttttatacATTCTATTCTACCAACAgtttgtataataatattcttttattttcagatgtaaaaataaatgcatgtcAAAACTTACACCGGACGAAAAAGAAGCAGTTTTAAGAAAAGTTTATGAGAAAGGTTCAAAAAATGAACAGGATGTATATTTGCATGGATTTATGGATTGTAGACAAGTAGCTAGGAGGCGACCAGATGGGGAAGATAGGaagaaaaataaggaagtgacttTTTCATATTATATACGGAATAATAATTTAGAGAGGCAACCAGTTTGCAAGACAGCTTTTCTTAGTCTGCATTCAATATCAAATTCTAGATTACAACGATTAAATAAACTCTTGGTTACTCAGATGTCACCTAGAGACCTACGTGGTACACATAATAATCGACCACATATCTTAAAACCCGAGATTATTACGAAAATACAACAACATATTGAATCGTTTCCCTATAAAATCTCTCACTACAGTTCTAAAGAAGTTCACTATCTTGATTCAGCTCTAAACGTCAAGATTATGTATAATCTTTTTGGAAAATTACACccgaacttaaaaaatatagtaaaatatgaattttatttaaagttctttaaagaaaattttgcattgAAATTTGGAAGGCCCCAAGTTGATGTTTGCACTCAATGCGAAAAATTAGGTACAAAACTTAAAGACCAAAATTTAAACGACAACGCAAAGAGAGTGGCTGCTGCCGAGCTAATGATTCATAAGCGTAGGGCTAACAAATTTTActccaaacttaaagaaataacTGCTTTGTGCCACGAGCGTAATGATGTTGGTGGAATAGTATTTGACTATATTCAAAATATGCCACTGCCTGTTATACCCGTCcaagaaatgttttatttaagacaaTTGTGGCTGTATGGATTTGAAGtacatgatttaaaaaaagatactgGGCACTTTTATACATATCATGAAGGTCAAGCTGCGAAAGGTCCAAATGAAGTATGTACATTCATAAGCGATTATGTGCAGAGATTCAGGAGCTTCACATATTCTCAGAACCGTAACAACACCGTAGTGAGATACTTATTGGCTCTTGCAGCTTCAAAACGGTTTAGTAAAATTCATCAATACTTCCCAGTGCGTGGTCACTCTTTTTTGCCATGCGACAGAGACTTCGGCTCGCTCAAGAGAgttataagaaaatatgatagaATCTATGTTCCAGAGGATTACGAAAACATGATACTTTCTTGTCGcaaattaaaaccatttacGACGACAACAATATGCTATACAGATATAATCCAGTACAAAAACTGGTGGCCCAACCACTACAAGAAAACTTATCAATCTTCCGATGAAAGAAAAGCTAAATTTGCAATATCAAACTACAGGCAATTCATTTATGACAGTTCCACACCCGGGTATGTCATAGCTAGCGACTATATTGGCGGAGTTGTCACAAGAAATTTCAAGTTAATCAAACGTAAAGCAGCCCCAATTTTACCGACTGCACCTgcatattcaaaaatgttaccgatcaatgtaaaaaaaattgaacatttgaAAAAGGTCATTCAATATATGACTGGcgaaattttggaatttttctaCCATATAACGTCATTGGAAACCACCAACATGGAAGCTGAAGACTAATGGCCTTGAAATATTAACGTTTTGCGTGTTATAAGAATCAGGTTTTGTAATGTATGTTAGatactattataaataataaacaatttacaaatTTGCAACTCTGTTTATCAATTaacattaacaatttaaataatttaaaaagttgagCGGAAAAACCATATAACTCCTAGTGACTTTCTGTCCCGCATcttagacaaaaataaatttaaaaaaatattttattttatattcgttTAGAGAACTCGATTTCATATAACTTTGCAATGTTGAAGACCcttgtaaaataaatacttttttcagaaaacagttttttgtgATTATCTCTAAACCACATTTTTGGAGTTATTTCGTTATTCCACTCACCGATTCAATTATAGGAGCAGCTTAGGTTATAACCTGCAGATCAATGCCATCTTCGAAAAAAtctattttgaatttcaaaatagATTGAACTTTTTTGAACTTTACTATTCCTTATTGAACtttacaaattttagttgtgccaattgtaggtaaacaaaacaattaaagtttttgataggtTATGTttagaaaattgcaaaatagaaagttacatataagtaagaatttaagatagttgcgttagatctgtgatttttcttgtatttatactttaagaatttcgttaaaatttatgaaagaaagtaatcctcatctaaaatgagacaaagtttcaatcaacttggaatagatgcatgcactttaaaatatttgttttattattctgataatcttgaatcttataaatcctaa is drawn from Anthonomus grandis grandis chromosome 1, icAntGran1.3, whole genome shotgun sequence and contains these coding sequences:
- the LOC126734702 gene encoding uncharacterized protein LOC126734702, coding for MSKLTPDEKEAVLRKVYEKGSKNEQDVYLHGFMDCRQVARRRPDGEDRKKNKEVTFSYYIRNNNLERQPVCKTAFLSLHSISNSRLQRLNKLLVTQMSPRDLRGTHNNRPHILKPEIITKIQQHIESFPYKISHYSSKEVHYLDSALNVKIMYNLFGKLHPNLKNIVKYEFYLKFFKENFALKFGRPQVDVCTQCEKLGTKLKDQNLNDNAKRVAAAELMIHKRRANKFYSKLKEITALCHERNDVGGIVFDYIQNMPLPVIPVQEMFYLRQLWLYGFEVHDLKKDTGHFYTYHEGQAAKGPNEVCTFISDYVQRFRSFTYSQNRNNTVVRYLLALAASKRFSKIHQYFPVRGHSFLPCDRDFGSLKRVIRKYDRIYVPEDYENMILSCRKLKPFTTTTICYTDIIQYKNWWPNHYKKTYQSSDERKAKFAISNYRQFIYDSSTPGYVIASDYIGGVVTRNFKLIKRKAAPILPTAPAYSKMLPINVKKIEHLKKVIQYMTGEILEFFYHITSLETTNMEAED